One region of Bubalus kerabau isolate K-KA32 ecotype Philippines breed swamp buffalo chromosome 6, PCC_UOA_SB_1v2, whole genome shotgun sequence genomic DNA includes:
- the LOC129655040 gene encoding peptidyl-prolyl cis-trans isomerase FKBP1A-like produces the protein MGVQVKTVSPGDGRTFPKPGQTCVVHYTGMLEDGKKFDSSRDRNKPFKFVLGKQEVIRGWEEWVAQMSVGQRTKLTISPDYAYGATGHPGIIPPNATLIFDVELLKLE, from the coding sequence ATGGGAGTGCAGGTGAAGACCGTCTCTCCCGGAGACGGGCGCACCTTCCCAAAGCCTGGCCAGACCTGCGTGGTGCACTACACGGGGATGCTTGAAGATGGAAAGAAATTCGATTCCTCCCGGGACAGAAACAAGCCCTTTAAGTTTGTGCTGGGCAAGCAGGAGGTGATCCGAGGCTGGGAAGAATGGGTTGCCCAGATGAGCGTGGGTCAGAGAACCAAGCTGACTATCTCCCCAGACTATGCCTATGGTGCCACTGGGCACCCAGGCATCATCCCACCAAATGCCACTCTCATCTTTGACGTGGAACTTCTAAAACTGGAATGA